In Spinacia oleracea cultivar Varoflay chromosome 5, BTI_SOV_V1, whole genome shotgun sequence, a single window of DNA contains:
- the LOC110794659 gene encoding tetraspanin-8, producing MAKLSNILITALNILTTIISLIAIAIFIYLHFFINGSPTHCQQMVEWPILIVGLILLTISLLGMIGSWCRITSLLWIYIVAVVGIMIGWCIFSVFVFMVTNKGAGKAVSGVGFEEYRVGDFNHWLQKHVVNGNNWVQIRSCLVDTKICGSLDRVYTNDGADFLKNNLSPIQSSCCKPPTSCGFTPKNATNWEVPKSGPASSDTDCSTWNNEQNKLCYDCKSCKAGVLANLRMEWRHFLIFNLIVILILFVIYMIGCCAVRNNYTPSSIHKYP from the exons ATGGCGAAATTAAGCAACATCTTAATCACAGCCCTAAACATCTTAACAACAATAATATCATTAATAGCAATCGCAATCTTCATTTACCTTCACTTCTTCATTAATGGAAGTCCAACACATTGTCAACAAATGGTAGAGTGGCCTATTCTTATTGTAGGCCTAATTCTTTTGACGATCTCACTCTTAGGAATGATCGGTTCATGGTGTCGAATCACTTCGCTTCTTTGGATTTACATCGTCGCGGTGGTTGGTATTATGATTGGTTGGTGTATATTCTCGGTGTTTGTGTTTATGGTTACGAATAAGGGTGCCGGTAAGGCGGTTTCCGGTGTAGGGTTTGAGGAGTATAGGGTTGgtgattttaatcattggttaCAAAAACATGTTGTTAATGGTAACAATTGGGTTCAGATTCggagttgtttggttgacactAAAATTTGTGGGTCTTTGGATCGGGTTTATACCAATGATGGGGCTGATTTTCTCAAGAATAATTTGTCTCCAATTCAG TCAAGCTGTTGCAAGCCACCAACATCATGTGGGTTTACACCTAAAAACGCAACCAACTGGGAGGTTCCGAAATCCGGTCCCGCCTCATCGGATACCGACTGCAGTACATGGAATAATGAACAGAACAAGTTGTGCTACGATTGCAAGTCATGTAAGGCAGGTGTACTTGCGAACCTGAGGATGGAGTGGCGACATTTCTTGATCTTCAATCTCATCGTCATTCTCATTCTCTTTGTTATTTACATGATTGGTTGTTGCGCTGTTCGCAACAATTATACTCCTTCATCTATTCATAAGTACccttaa